CTCTGGGATTTCTTTCAAGGTtggaacaggaggaacaacaGCCGGGCAAAGGTCCCGAGCTAATTCTACCGTGTAAATTTATTAACAGGGGAAAATTGCCATAAAACCGGTTTATATTTACTTCCTGTATTTACAATAAAGAGAGTAAAGGTACAGCTGGTGGGAAAAGATAATTCCCTTAAGTATTCAAACATATCTACGCCCCTGATAGATTAATTGCATGTTTACACGGCAACAAACGTTACCTGTGACAACTTTGAACATGGGGTCAATGCTCTTTTTACCCAAACACTTACACATTGGTTCTCCTCCAGTAAGAAAAGGCTATGAATTCTAGGGCGAACCAAAAGGCAACAACATTTACTGTGCCAGCATCCTCCAGGCTGGGCACTGAGGTGCACCCTGCGCAGCCATAGTCGGCTAAATATTAAAAATGTGCCCGTAAGGTAGAGTATGAGGGTTCCCCGACAGCGTGAGTGTGATTCCAGCACCGCTTCAGAAGAATTTGACGCCCTTTCCGTCGTCCAAGGTGATGATCTCAGCTTTGCCGTCTGTTTGTAAAGCCTGCAACGAGCGCTGGAGCATCCAGTCCTCAAGACCGTGAAACTCTGGAGGAACAAAGTCAGGCTCCGGTCAGAAGGtggaatgaaaataaacatctgCTGTTTAGAACATTGACTgcgtataaagatggacggcatgACAGATCCCTAGAAGTTGAGCCAACAATGTtcatcgccacctggtggctggctgcggtataggTACAGGTTGATGTTTGCTTACTCAGCGATTAAAATTTTATACAAAATGAATCAAACTGAATATATTTGTTGATGCAGATTGATTTTAGTAATTTAATGGATCCATACCTTCACCCTCTGTATCATCACCATTGGCCAACTCGTAAAGTGTAAACACAGAGTTGTTCATCCCATTTCTGGAAACCTGAAACAtcacaataaagaaaaacttcAGTTACTTCAAACAAATGTCATGAATGAACTAAACCCAGCAGCCTGAGTCTGGTTCTCTGTCGGGTTCATTCAGGCAGACTTTTCAGAACAGGTCCTGCTTTACTGAGACTCCTTTATGAACCAGCCCTCCTGTTACTACCTATGTACTGGAACAACATGTTTACATGCACTGTAGTAAACTGGGAATATGTTTACAAGCAGCAGGTCAGtgagtttttttccttaaactGCCTTTCAGAGGcattatttacttattttcaTCTCAGCACCGACACAATACACATTTACTCTATGTTCCATGTATTTATTCTGTAAAGAGCCTGAGCCAGAGTCGTGTTTTAGTCTCTCAGGTCTTAAACTGTTGTGCTTTTTAGCAACTAAATATCTTAAGTGGCTTTGATAACATCATAAAACGGTTGTCCTGGACAACATGTTCTGGATCAACAACGTACACTCGCTTTAAAAAGGACACTTTGCACTTTCTCTTCATCTTTTATCAACTGGACAAATGAACAAAAATGCACAGTTTCACAGACGGAACACGATGTCTCCTGGTTCCATGACTCACCCACTGGTATATTAACTTGCCCCACTCCTCTGGTCGTCTCCACATGACCAAACTCCGGGACTTGTTTTTGTCCAACCATTCCAGGTTACCTGAGGTCAGCCGCAACAATAACACAAGAAGACAATTCACTCTCAAGAAAGAATTTTCCGCAGTGAGACAATGAGATTAGAATTATTTTTGGGCTCCAATTGAATGATCAGAACACTTGATGCAAATGAGTCATTGTGACCAAGGGAAAAACATCTGGACAGAACAAAATGTACCTTTTTTCCTCAGCTCCTCGAACACAACTTGAATTGCTTCCATTGACAGTTTCCCTGGACTTCAGTtaaggaaatataaaacaaaaacttgACTCTCGTGTGCTCAATGCACTGAACAGATGAAAACCCTTTAACACCTGTAAAACTTCTGaggttaaatattttatataatcatCAGACACGACCACCTGTACTGTAATGTGTGGCAACCTTAATATCCTCTGGGTGAAGTTTAATTATATATCCCAATAAAAGAGGCAGCCTATAAACCTTTGACTCTAAACTTGATGAGTGACAATGGGATTTGAAAACAGGTGCTTCAGGATTTACACGGCGACGGGTTAGGATACGTTCTATCTTCTTGTTGTTGAACACGGGGGTTTCCTGAGCCTCCATGATGTCCAGGGTGTAGAGCTTGTGATGCCGGCAGTACGACAGAGCCAGGGAGCACCATGCTGCCAGCTGTTTCTGTCTCGTGTCCACATTGGGCTGTAGCCTGTCCGCAGAGAGATGAGCAGAAGATATAAAGCTTGTTTTTCAGTGAGCCAGAAAATATTCAATACAGCTGTAGATCTAGTTTGAGTAGCCTCTTCCTTAACTTTAAATTGTATACATGAGAAAATCTGTAATTCTGGAGAAAAGGGGCCAAAGGAGTTAGCACAGTCATCACATACTATCAGTGAGGTTTGAGTGTCACTTGTGTTACGACTGGAACTTGAACACTTATCAGAATAAGACTTATCAACAGGTTGCAGAGTCATTATAATTTTCAAATAGTCACCAGTGTacagcacaaaacacacagtttcTACCTGAAGCAAAAGATTGTGTCcccttgtgttttcttgttatGTCAGTGTTAGATTTGTTGACAGGAATTTCAGCACTGAGGTCTGTAGAGGTGATGTCACAACCAGCTCATTGAATACAACTCCCTCAAACCTTAAGAGTATAAGAGCTCAAAACATGAAATTACATTCTAGTCTCTTTGTAATAATCAGTTAGCAGATTATTAGGTACAACTGGTTAATAATAATCGATCAGCCCTTTAAAAAGATAAGCGTAGATTCAACTGTTTGTTACTTAATTTTGATAGGTGTCATTTGTTGTTCTGCTAAACTGCAAAGCTTTAAGAGGTCTTTCTGTTATTAAGCCCACCCTTATAGatggaaataattatt
The Pleuronectes platessa chromosome 21, fPlePla1.1, whole genome shotgun sequence DNA segment above includes these coding regions:
- the vps25 gene encoding vacuolar protein-sorting-associated protein 25, encoding MSFEWPWQYNFPPFFTLQPNVDTRQKQLAAWCSLALSYCRHHKLYTLDIMEAQETPVFNNKKIERKLSMEAIQVVFEELRKKGNLEWLDKNKSRSLVMWRRPEEWGKLIYQWVSRNGMNNSVFTLYELANGDDTEGEEFHGLEDWMLQRSLQALQTDGKAEIITLDDGKGVKFF